In Triticum aestivum cultivar Chinese Spring chromosome 5B, IWGSC CS RefSeq v2.1, whole genome shotgun sequence, the following proteins share a genomic window:
- the LOC123117010 gene encoding transcription factor bHLH113, whose product MVKEEEVMAEAGGRGYLDMLGLGEEAMADYFLCLSPSTSSHLSSAAVSTTTTSASTHAVASPTCASYLQPPPAAPCHQVLSFGGRAEQQYHGGDVFGFQYYYYGGAHAVPVAVPQKSSPTTDCSSSISSMSSSPTATAASAISTSKPQPAKKRGSRGSSDPRKAAPAATSNKRPRARKERLGERILALQQLVSPFGKTDTASVLHEALGYIRFLHDQVQVLSSPYMQRLPPSSAPPAPLPEEAVVEPGDLRSRGLCLVPVSCIDHVAGGSGNGADVWS is encoded by the exons ATGGTGAAGGAAGAGGAGGTCATGGCGGAGGCCGGAGGGAGGGGGTACCTGGACATGCTTGGCCTCGGGGAGGAGGCCATGGCCGACTACTTCCTCTGCCTGTCCCCGTCCACCTCGTCCCACCTCTCGTccgccgccgtctccaccaccaccaccagcgccAGCACTCATGCGGTCGCTTCTCCCACCTGCGCCTCCTACCTGCAGCCTCCTCCGGCGGCGCCGTGTCACCAGGTCCTGAGCTTCGGCGGCCGGGCGGAGCAGCAGTACCACGGCGGCGACGTCTTCGGGTTCCAGTACTACTACTACGGCGGCGCCCACGCGGTCCCGGTGGCTGTCCCGCAGAAGTCTAGCCCGACCACCgactgctcctcctccatctcctccatGTCGTCCTCGCCCAcggccaccgccgcctcggccATCTCCACCTCCAAGCCACAGCCCGCCAAG AAGAGGGGATCAAGAGGCAGCAGCGATCCCAGAAAGGCTGCTCCAGCTGCCACCTCAAACAAGAGACCCAGG GCGAGGAAGGAGCGGCTCGGGGAGAGGATCCTGGCGCTGCAGCAGCTGGTTTCTCCGTTCGGGAAG ACCGACACGGCTTCCGTCCTGCACGAGGCGCTCGGCTACATACGCTTCCTGCACGACCAGGTTCAG GTCCTCAGCTCGCCGTACATGCAGCGCCTGCCGCCCTCCTCCGCGCCGCCCGCCCCACTCCCG gaggaggcggtggtggagccGGGCGATCTGCGGAGCCGGGGGCTGTGCCTGGTGCCGGTGTCCTGCATCGACCACGTCGCCGGCGGCAGCGGCAACGGCGCCGACGTCTGGTCGTAG